A portion of the Candoia aspera isolate rCanAsp1 chromosome 18, rCanAsp1.hap2, whole genome shotgun sequence genome contains these proteins:
- the TRIM62 gene encoding E3 ubiquitin-protein ligase TRIM62, whose amino-acid sequence MAGPASACSLKDELLCPICLGLYQEPVSFGCEHYFCRRCISEHWSRQEAQAAPARDCPECRRAFSAPALAPSLKLANIVERFAAFPPEAALGAGARRAGGAPCGKAHAKVRLFCLTDRAVVCFFCDRPALHEEHQVTGLDEAFEEMQRELKEQLQTLQDSERGHTEALTLLKHQLAETKSSAKSLRATIGEAFERLHRLLRERQKAMLEELEADTARTLTDIEQKIQRYSQQLRKVQEGSQILQERLAESDKHSFLAGIASLSERLKGKIHETNLTYEDFPTSKYMGPLQYTIWKSLFQDIQPVPAPLTLDPATAHQRLILSDDCTIVSYGNLHPQPLQDSPKRFDVEVSVLGSEAFSGGVHYWEVVVLEKTQWMIGLAHEAVTRKGSIQIQPSRGFYCIVMHDGNQYSACTEPWTRLNVKSKLERVGVFLDYAKGLLIFYNADDMSWLYTFREKFPGKLCSYFSPGQSHANGKNVQPLRINTIRI is encoded by the exons ATGGCCGGCCCGGCGTCGGCGTGCAGCCTGAAGGACGAGCTGCTGTGCCCCATCTGCCTGGGCCTCTACCAAGAGCCGGTGAGCTTCGGCTGCGAGCACTACTTCTGCCGGCGCTGCATCTCCGAGCACTGGAGCCGGCAGGAGGCGCAGGCGGCGCCGGCCCGCGACTGCCCCGAGTGCCGCCGGGCCTTCTCGGCGCCCGCCCTGGCGCCCAGCCTCAAGCTGGCCAACATCGTGGAGCGCTTCGCCGCCTTCCCGCCCGAGGCCGCCCTGGGCGCGGGGGCGCGCCGGGCCGGGGGCGCGCCCTGCGGCAAGGCCCACGCCAAGGTGCGGCTCTTCTGCCTGACCGACCGCGCCGTCGTCTGCTTCTTCTGCGACCGGCCCGCCCTGCACGAGGAGCACCAGGTCACCGGCCTGGACGAGGCCTTCGAGGAGATGCAG CGGGAGTTGAAGGAGCAGCTGCAGACCCTTCAGGACAGCGAGCGTGGGCACACAGAGGCCCTGACTCTGCTGAAGCACCAGCTGGCTGAGACCAAG TCCTCGGCCAAGAGCCTGCGGGCCACCATCGGCGAGGCCTTTGAGCGGCTGCACCGGCTGCTTCGCGAGCGCCAGAAGGCCATGCTGGAGGAGCTGGAGGCCGACACGGCCCGGACGCTGACCGACATCGAGCAGAAGATCCAGCGCTACAGCCAGCAGCTGCGCAAGGTGCAGGAGGGCAGCCAGATCCTGCAGGAGCGGCTGGCGGAATCCGACAAGCACTCCTTCCTGGCGGGCATTGCGTCCCTCTCGGAGAG gcTGAAGGGGAAGATCCATGAAACGAACCTCACCTATGAGGACTTCCCTACTTCCAAGTACATGGGGCCTCTGCAGTACACAATCTGGAAGTCGCTCTTTCAGGACATCCAGCCAG TCCCTGCCCCTCTGACGCTGGACCCCGCCACCGCTCACCAGCGCCTGATCCTGTCCGACGACTGCACCATCGTCTCCTACGGCAACTTGCACCCGCAGCCGCTGCAGGATTCGCCCAAGCGCTTCGACGTGGAAGTGTCGGTGCTGGGCTCGGAGGCCTTCAGCGGCGGCGTTCATTACTGGGAGGTGGTGGTCTTGGAGAAGACCCAGTGGATGATCGGCCTGGCCCACGAGGCCGTCACCCGCAAGGGCAGCATCCAGATCCAGCCAAGCCGCGGCTTCTACTGCATCGTCATGCACGACGGGAACCAGTACAGCGCCTGCACGGAGCCCTGGACGCGGCTGAACGTCAAGAGCAAGCTGGAGAGAGTGGGCGTCTTCCTGGACTACGCAAAGGGCCTGCTCATTTTCTACAACGCTGATGACATGTCCTGGCTGTACACCTTCCGGGAGAAATTCCCTGGGAAATTGTGCTCCTACTTCAGCCCCGGGCAAAGCCACGCCAACGGGAAGAACGTGCAGCCGCTCCGGATCAACACCATCCGCATCTGA
- the SVBP gene encoding small vasohibin-binding protein, with product MEPGGGRREKLPMPLPQVPTPPPPPPAKAKEGPAPSGGNARLEKAKQRSAQQELKQRQRAEIYALNRVMTELEQQQFDAFCKQMKAASE from the exons ATGGAGCCCGGCGGGGGCCGCCGCGAGAAGCTCCCGATGCCGCTGCCTCAGGTTccgacgccgccgccgccgccgcccgccaaGGCCAAGGAGGGCCCGGCGCCCAGCGGCGGCAATGCCCGCCTGGAGAAGGCCAAGCAGCGCTCGGCCCAGCAGGAGCTGAAGCAGCGGCAGCGGGCCGAG ATCTACGCCCTCAACCGGGTGATGACTGAGCTGGAACAGCAGCAGTTTGACGCTTTCTGCAAGCAGATGAAGGCTGCCAGTGAGTGA
- the TMEM269 gene encoding transmembrane protein 269, whose product MWIASPPSGIFQYSKKLFLSEQAGRAQAVEFLRKNAANSISVANLVVGLSSVLCSLNGQYHYACWLVLTGFLLDLADGAVARQLNACSALGAKLDDFADFTSFGLATGLLLQAHGILDGLLVIVYVLAVFTRLCFFSSGMPFMYRGLPCPYGASVVAATYFLTGGHLVAMRLVAIVMVLFMVDQGFYPHDKVLESQHWKKVVFAGGVLVLLLRTWFPASLYFLVWSTSYMFFPNALWSCKA is encoded by the exons ATGTGGATAGCATCTCCCCCTTCCG GAATCTTCCAGTATTCCAAGAAGCTCTTCCTGAGCGAGCAGGCAGGCCGTGCACAAGCCGTAGAGTTCCTGCGCAAGAATGCGGCCAACTCGATCTCCGTGGCCAACCTCGTGGTCGGCCTCTCCTCTGTCCTCTGCAGCCTTAATGG GCAGTACCACTACGCATGCTGGCTAGTCCTGACCGGATTCCTGCTGGACCTTGCTGACGGAGCCGTCGCCAGGCAACTCAATGCCTGCTCTGCGTTGG GGGCTAAGCTGGACGACTTCGCAGACTTCACCTCCTTCGGCCTGGCCACGGGCCTTCTTCTCCAGGCCCACGGGATCCTCGATGGCCTGCTGGTGATCGTCTACGTGCTGGCGGTGTTCACACGCCTGTGTTTCTTCTCCAGCG GGATGCCCTTTATGTACCGGGGGCTGCCGTGCCCGTATGGTGCCTCAGTGGTAGCAGCCACCTACTTCCTGACCGGAGGCCATCTCGTGGCCATGCGCCTGGTTGCCATAGTGATGGTTCTCTTCATGGTGGACCAGGGCTTCTACCCCCATGACAAGGTGCTGGAGTCCCAGCATTGGAAGAAGGTTGTCTTTGCAGGAG GCGTCCTGGTGCTCTTACTCCGTACCTGGTTCCCGGCCTCCCTCTACTTCCTGGTTTGGTCCACGTCATACATGTTCTTCCCCAACGCTTTGTGGAGTTGCAAAGCCTAA